Genomic DNA from Paenibacillus sp. MBLB1832:
CTGAGGATATTTTGCACGATCTAGGCGTGTTCAGTATGCTGAGCTCCGATTCGCAAGCGATGGGGAGAGTGGGCGAGGTCATCATACGTACGTGGCAAACGGCGGATAAAATGAAAAAGCAGCGCGGCGCGCTTGCGCCCGACCCCGCGGAGCATGATAATTTCCGCATTAAGCGCTACATCGCGAAATATACGATCAATCCGGCGATTACGCATGGCATCTCCCACCTTGTTGGCTCGATTGAGCCAGGCAAGTTCGCGGATCTGGTGGTTTGGAGCCCGATGTTTTTCGGGGTCAAGCCCGATCTTGTGCTCAAAGGCGGGAGCATCGCCTACGCGCAAATGGGCGATCCGAATGCCTCTATTCCAACGCCGCAACCTGTATTTGGGCGGCCGATGTTTGCCGCATTCGGCAAAGCGACGGCGGGTAGCGCGATTACTTTCGTGTCGCAAGCGGCTTTCGAGGCAGGTATTGCCGCGCGGCTAGGCTTGCAGAAGCGGGTGGAGCCGATCAAAGGCTGCCGTACTATCTCGAAGAAGGATATGATTCATAACAGTGAAACACCTGCCATTGATGTGAATCCTGAAACCTATGAAGTGAAGGTGGACGGGGAGGCAATCACGTGTGAGCCAGCATCAGAGTTGCCGATGGCGCAATTGTATTTCTTGTTCTGAGACATTAAGGCGTGGTCGTTAGGTAGGGCTTGGGAGGGCGATATAGCGACTTTACGGACTTCCTGAAAGATTAGACGGAACGTGGTTCCTCTATATTGGCTAATTTGTTTGTTTTGGCGAGTAGACGGAACGTAGGTGCGCTAACTGTGCCGTATCCGGTGGTTCCTAGGTGAATTTGGCGGGATAGCGGAACGTCGTTCCGCGCCTAGGTGATTTTGCTGTTATTTTGGTTAAATAGCGGAGCGTCGTTCCGTTTGGATGGGGAATCGAGGTTGTGTGCACACTGGGGTGAACTGCCACTGGGCAGCCATTCAGGATCTATAGTGATGAAAAACATCACTTCAGAAGCATTTTCGGTAAAGCAGCCTCTGAAATGATGAAAAATCACTCTACAGTGTGTGATATTGGTGTCGAGAAAGCTTAACTGCAACAAAAGTGATGAAAATCATCATTACAGCACCCACTTTCTGAAGTTGGAAGAGAATGTGCAAGTATTAAAGCATGACCGTTTATTTCAATCGTTCTATTGGCACTGAAGACCCGACTGGGGTGAACAAAATGAGTCTTACAAAGTCAAACAAAGCTCGTGAGGTAGCTGAACCGAGCATCGAGGCACTTATCCGACAAGCTCCTCTATCGGCGCCAAACAACCATTGGCTTGCCTATCAGCAGCTTCTGGATTCGGCTCTCCCCATTGGTGGGTTCTCCCATTCTTTCGGATTGGAAACCCTTGTTCAACAAGAGAGACTAACAACTCTTTCGGAGCTGGAAGCTTATATTCGAGGGATGCTTGCACACAACTGGGCTTCCTCGGATGTGATGGTGATCAAAGCGTTGTATACGCTGATTCCACGCCATAATTTAGCGGGGTTATGGGAGCTCAATAAGATGCTTCATGTACAGCGAGTAGGAAGTGAATCGCGCAGCGGCGTTCAGAAAATGGGACGCAGACTGCTTGGGCTCGCACGAGCGATGTATCCTGATCTGAATTGGGAGCCTCTTGAGGATGCGATTCGAACGAGTCGCTGCAGTGCGAATCATCCGATTGTGCACGGATGGGTGAGCTATCATCTTGGAGTTTCCCTGGAGCAGGCAGCCGAAGGCTACTTATATACATGCGTCATGACCTGTATAAACAGTGCTTTGCGGTTAATGTCCATCGGTCAAACGCAAGGACAGACATTACTTGCGAAGCTGATTCCAGTCATCGGTCAGGAGTGGCAGCGCGTCGCGCAGATGGATCCGTTGGATGCGTACACGAATTCACCAGCGGCAGATTTGGCGATGATGCAGCACGAAACATTGTATTCAAGATTATTTATGTCCTAACGAGAAAATCACGCTATATATTCGAGGAGGCATGGTAAGATGTGTCAAGGTAAAGGTCATCATCATCACGATCAATGGGAGAAACCAGCGGGGGATCGCAGTCGTCCAATGCGGATTGGGATCGGGGGTCCTGTCGGTTCAGGCAAAACAGCGCTCGTTGAGCGCTTAGCACGTCGATTAAATAACCGCTATAGTATCGCGGTAATTACGAACGATATTTATACGAAGGAAGATGCGCGTATTCTGATTAGTTCTGAGGCGCTGCCAGAGGAGCGGATCATTGGCGTGGAGACAGGCGGCTGCCCGCATACCGCCATTCGGGAGGATGCTTCGATGAATTTCGAAGCGATTGAAGAGCTGGAGAATCGATTCGAGCACCTCGATATGATTTTCATTGAAAGCGGCGGCGATAATTTGGCTGCGGCTTTCAGCCCTGAGCTTGTCGACCGCTTCATCTATATTATTGACGTGGCGCAAGGGGAGAAGATCCCTCGCAAAGGAGGGCCAGGCATCATGCGCTCCGACATGCTGATCATTAACAAAATCGATCTAGCCCCTTTCGTAGGCGCTAGCCTGGAAGTCATGGATTCGGATACGAAGAAGATGCGCGGCGATCGCCCTTACATTTTCTCGAATCTCATGGGCGGCACCGGGCTGGACGATATCGTCAGCTGGGTTGAAACGGAGTTCAGCCATGCCTAGGCTGACAGGGGAGATTTCCGCGCAATTCGAGGTGCGCGGCGGCTTGACTCAGCTCGTTCACACGTATCACGCGTCCCCACTCAAAATCGCCAAGACGTTTCGTTACGACAACGAAACGTCCAATGACAGCGCCCAATCCCTAGAGCAATTGGGCGTCTATATGATGGATTGCTCGCCTGGACTCATGTCCGGCGATCACTATGACATTAACGTGCGCCTTGAAGAGGGCGCACGTGTTTTTCTAACGAACCAATCGTTCACGAAGGTTCATCCCGCTCTAGATCGAGAAGGCGGCACGCAGCATCAACACCTGCAAGTGGGGAAAGACGCACTGCTGGAATATATGCCAGAGCCGATCATGCTGTATAAGGATGCGAATTTGGCAGCCGAGACGGAGGTGAGGTTGGCACAGGGAGCGACGCTCTTTTTCTCCGACATTCTCTGTCCAGGCCGGACACAGCGCGGAGAATTGTTTCAGTATGAGTGTTATGTGAACCGCATGAAAGTGTGGTACGAAGAAGAACTCATCTTCTACCAGTGTCAACGAATCGAGCCAGCGGTAATGACGTTGTCAGCTCCTGGAAGTTGGGAAAGCGAGACACATCTCGGCAATCTGTACATTTTTTCGGATCGCCTCACGTCAACTCATCTGGAAGCGCTTCTTGTGAGCCTGGAGGAAAGTGGCGAAATCACGCCTTCGATCCGTGTTGGAGCGAGCTTGACCTATAAGCATGGGCTTGTCGTTACCGTCATGGGTCGGCATGCTTGGGAGCTGCAGGCGCTCATCACGAAAGCTTGGCAGCGCATCCGCCATCATTTATTAGCGTTAACACCGCTGCTTATTAATAAGTAAGTGGCGCCAAACGAATTTATGCAAGCCTCTGTTGCCACTTTCCATATGGTACGGAGGCTTTTTGCAACTTCCAAGACTGGAACAGAATGGTGCGTTCATTTTACACGCATACTGGAAGGAGAATCGACAATATCATGACAACTGCAGGCTGTTCATTGTCAAATGTTGTAGGGGTTGGTATGATGGGATTGTTCATCAAGCATGTAATCGGAAATTCAACATAGAGGAGGTTTATTTGCATGGATAATGGAGTCACATATGAAACGGTTTCAAATGGCTCGTCCCAAGAGTCCGTTGGATCCCATGCCATAGAAGGTGCCAAGGGTCAGGCAGAGCCTGTAACCTTGAAAGAATTTTATCGCTTAGTGAAGCCAGGTATTATCTACTCCAACCTGATGACAGCTTTTGCTGGCTACTGGGTTGCAGCGCGTTGGGATGTAGATTGGCTTCATCTGATCATGACGATGCTGGGTACTGCACTTGTTATGGCAGGCGGCACGGTGCTGAACAACTACTTGGATCGTGAAATGGATGCGAAGATGGAACGTACGCAGAATCGGGCGCTTCCAAGCGGACGACTAAGTGCAAATCTCGTGCTATGGTACGGTATTATTTTAGGGACAATCGGGTTGGGTGTGCTCTACTTCGGGGCGCATTCACCGCTGGCGACATTAATCGGTCTGTTGGGATTGTTTCTGTACGTTTGGCTGTATACCGCTTGGTTCAAGAGAACGTCCGTCTGGAGTACCTTCGTCGGGGCATTCTCAGGGGCAACGCCGCCAGTGATCGGGTATTGCGCAGTTAGCGGAACCGTAGATTTGGGTGCAATTTTGATTTTTGCGTTCTTATTCTTATGGCAGCCGCCGCACTTCTGGGCATTGGGCATTCGCCGTATGGAAGAGTATCGCGCTGCAGGTTTTCCATTATTGCCTGTTGTAAAAGGATCCTACGTCACCAAAATCAGCATGGTTCGCTATGTGGTTTTGCTTGTTCCAGTCACAGTTATGCTATCCGCATACGGTTATGTCGGCTACATTTTCTTATTCGTTTCAACCATTCTAGGATTAACATGGGTGTTCATGAGTATCAAAGGCTTTAAAGCGACAGGGGAAGCGGAAATTGTTTGGGCGAAGCGCATGTTTTTATTCTCTCTCCTATATTTAACGCTGCTATCGATCCTCATGGTCATTGATACCGTGAAAATTTAGTTCGTTGTGGGGGAGAAAGCGGCATGGGCACGTTTTTCGAGAAAAATTGGTTTAAATTAGCGCTTGGCGTCATATTAATCGCCATGATTGCATCGTTTGCTTATAAATTGTCGGTGAACGGGAACGGAAACTCTGACGAACGATTAACCGCAATGAAGGCGGCGCCCGCTTTTCAATTGCAAGATTTAGATGGCAAAACGGTAACGTCCGAAAGCATGGATGGCAAAGTACGCTTGGTGTATTTCTTCTATTCCTATTGTCCAGATGTTTGCTTGCCGACGAGCTTCTTGCTCTCCCAAGTACAGGATGAATTGAAGAAGAAGGATTTGCTTGGGGCAAAAGCGGAAATTATTTCGATCACAGTTGATCCCGTGCGAGATACGGCCCAAGTGCTGAAAGATTTCGGCAATCGTTTTGAGTCGAAGCCGATTCCGGGAGGATGGACGTTCCTGAGGGGCGAAGAAGCGAAGATCCATAAGCTTGCTGAAGACTTCGGGATTATGGTGATCAAAGAGAAGGATGGCAATTTCTCGCATTCTAATGCGATACTACTTGTCGATAAAAAAGGGCAACTCCGTAACTATTACGATGCTAGCCGACCAGAATTGGATGCAGCTCATATCGTGAAGGACGTAGTCACCCTCTCGAAAGAGAAATAAGATTATTCATAAGCAGGGTTGGGTGCGGGATATTGAATATACGCGTCCAGCCCTGCTTTTTCTAATTGTTGAATGAGATATTCTTCGGGTGTTCCTTCCACGCCAGCGTAGCCTTTACGCGTGTAGATATGCTCAGCGTCAGGAAATAAATCGCGGAGCATTGATCGTATTTTTTTACCAGAGGCATCATTATCAGTGAAAATATAGACGGGCAGGCGGCCTACTTTTTTACGTAAAGCTTCCAATGTGGTTGAACTTGGCGTACCGAATGTGCAATGAATGCTGACGGTTTCGTCAACGATGTGTTTGATGCGGCTTTTGTCGTTCTTACCTTCCACAATGATCGCGATGGACATGTCAGCACCTGATTTCCTTTTTCTTAGTAGTATACCCTGAATCTTGCAGTGATCCAAGGCAGACGCTAGCATCATTTCCTGGGAAATGACAAGGATATCCAGATGGTGACACTCCTCGACAACACGTTTGTCTCTAACTCAAGTCGTCGTAATAGATGATTTGAACGATCGGAGCGGCAGTAAGGAAAGGGCGAGCATTAGAATGAAAAAGGCGATGAAATAGGATGAGATATGATCGCGAAGTTGACCTGCCATCATAGGTCCGATGAAGGCGCCGACCGAGTAGGAAATCGAAAGCAATGAAAACATGCGCCCATAGCGGGAACTGCTTGTGATACTCGCTAGCAGCGCTGCAAGTGCGGGGTAGATGACGCCTTTGGCCATACCGATTAAGAACAGAGACACAGTGAGCGGTATCGGCCACCCAATAGCTAAGCCGAAGAAAATCGCAGCCAAACCAATACTTCCGCAGATGGTACGCAGGAACGGAGAAATTTTATTGAGAAACCACAACGAGATACTGAGCAGTGCCCCGAGACTAACTACCGTGAAGAAGACACCGGAGGTGAGAATCGATTCACGTGCAGATTTCATCAGTGGGAGCTCGAAGAAAAGAATCCCTTGTGAGCAAGAGAGTGCCATGGGAATCAGGAAAAATAGCCAGGGGATGGAGACGGTCTCTGGAATTTCGTTACTCGGTTGAGCGTGATTATGGCCGTGGGGATCCAGAAAAGCGGATTTTTTACCTTTGTCTGCCACTAATTGCCCCTCCCTGACACCGAAGATCGCCAGTACTCCCGTGATGATGAGAACCCAGCCGAGCACGGTGAAGGCGGTTGTGAACCCTATTTTTGCGACCAGAACGGCGCCAGCCGCAGGTGAAACAACAGAGGCGAGTGTGTGTACGAGGCCATTACCTGCCATGAGCTTGCTTTGATGAATGCGATCCTTCGCGATACGTGCAAGCAAGCTTAAACAAGCGGGCGACAAGAAAGCTAGCACGAATCCGCTTATGGATCGGATGTAGAGCAGGTGCCATGGATCTTTGACGTTTGATTGAAATAGTAAGATGATCCCTGCTACAATCAAGCTAAAGACGATGAACATTTTGCTGCCGTATTTGTCCACGCCATAACCGGCCATGAGATTACCAGGTAAATGCGTAATGGAATATACACCCATAATGAGCCCGATGAACGAGGGAGCTGCTCCCAAAGAGAGGGCGAAAGGGGATAGAATCGGGTATTGCGCGTGCAGGTCAAAGAAAGCAACAAACATAAATAAGTACAACCATAGGGCTGTTCGCATGGCTTCA
This window encodes:
- a CDS encoding urease accessory protein UreF; translated protein: MTVYFNRSIGTEDPTGVNKMSLTKSNKAREVAEPSIEALIRQAPLSAPNNHWLAYQQLLDSALPIGGFSHSFGLETLVQQERLTTLSELEAYIRGMLAHNWASSDVMVIKALYTLIPRHNLAGLWELNKMLHVQRVGSESRSGVQKMGRRLLGLARAMYPDLNWEPLEDAIRTSRCSANHPIVHGWVSYHLGVSLEQAAEGYLYTCVMTCINSALRLMSIGQTQGQTLLAKLIPVIGQEWQRVAQMDPLDAYTNSPAADLAMMQHETLYSRLFMS
- the ureG gene encoding urease accessory protein UreG; the encoded protein is MCQGKGHHHHDQWEKPAGDRSRPMRIGIGGPVGSGKTALVERLARRLNNRYSIAVITNDIYTKEDARILISSEALPEERIIGVETGGCPHTAIREDASMNFEAIEELENRFEHLDMIFIESGGDNLAAAFSPELVDRFIYIIDVAQGEKIPRKGGPGIMRSDMLIINKIDLAPFVGASLEVMDSDTKKMRGDRPYIFSNLMGGTGLDDIVSWVETEFSHA
- a CDS encoding urease accessory protein UreD; translation: MPRLTGEISAQFEVRGGLTQLVHTYHASPLKIAKTFRYDNETSNDSAQSLEQLGVYMMDCSPGLMSGDHYDINVRLEEGARVFLTNQSFTKVHPALDREGGTQHQHLQVGKDALLEYMPEPIMLYKDANLAAETEVRLAQGATLFFSDILCPGRTQRGELFQYECYVNRMKVWYEEELIFYQCQRIEPAVMTLSAPGSWESETHLGNLYIFSDRLTSTHLEALLVSLEESGEITPSIRVGASLTYKHGLVVTVMGRHAWELQALITKAWQRIRHHLLALTPLLINK
- the cyoE gene encoding heme o synthase, encoding MDNGVTYETVSNGSSQESVGSHAIEGAKGQAEPVTLKEFYRLVKPGIIYSNLMTAFAGYWVAARWDVDWLHLIMTMLGTALVMAGGTVLNNYLDREMDAKMERTQNRALPSGRLSANLVLWYGIILGTIGLGVLYFGAHSPLATLIGLLGLFLYVWLYTAWFKRTSVWSTFVGAFSGATPPVIGYCAVSGTVDLGAILIFAFLFLWQPPHFWALGIRRMEEYRAAGFPLLPVVKGSYVTKISMVRYVVLLVPVTVMLSAYGYVGYIFLFVSTILGLTWVFMSIKGFKATGEAEIVWAKRMFLFSLLYLTLLSILMVIDTVKI
- a CDS encoding SCO family protein, coding for MGTFFEKNWFKLALGVILIAMIASFAYKLSVNGNGNSDERLTAMKAAPAFQLQDLDGKTVTSESMDGKVRLVYFFYSYCPDVCLPTSFLLSQVQDELKKKDLLGAKAEIISITVDPVRDTAQVLKDFGNRFESKPIPGGWTFLRGEEAKIHKLAEDFGIMVIKEKDGNFSHSNAILLVDKKGQLRNYYDASRPELDAAHIVKDVVTLSKEK
- a CDS encoding toprim domain-containing protein; protein product: MSIAIIVEGKNDKSRIKHIVDETVSIHCTFGTPSSTTLEALRKKVGRLPVYIFTDNDASGKKIRSMLRDLFPDAEHIYTRKGYAGVEGTPEEYLIQQLEKAGLDAYIQYPAPNPAYE
- a CDS encoding MFS transporter; its protein translation is MRTALWLYLFMFVAFFDLHAQYPILSPFALSLGAAPSFIGLIMGVYSITHLPGNLMAGYGVDKYGSKMFIVFSLIVAGIILLFQSNVKDPWHLLYIRSISGFVLAFLSPACLSLLARIAKDRIHQSKLMAGNGLVHTLASVVSPAAGAVLVAKIGFTTAFTVLGWVLIITGVLAIFGVREGQLVADKGKKSAFLDPHGHNHAQPSNEIPETVSIPWLFFLIPMALSCSQGILFFELPLMKSARESILTSGVFFTVVSLGALLSISLWFLNKISPFLRTICGSIGLAAIFFGLAIGWPIPLTVSLFLIGMAKGVIYPALAALLASITSSSRYGRMFSLLSISYSVGAFIGPMMAGQLRDHISSYFIAFFILMLALSLLPLRSFKSSITTT